The following are from one region of the Stigmatella ashevillena genome:
- a CDS encoding DUF3396 domain-containing protein: MKICFYLQRSRHEIAQEVLNSLQTYLDAVGTHALAWANDHQGDWLELDAKGWEDTRREMLESRWPGFELVDDPAGIHGFRFEYYGKDLRQLKDTAPHAVSAVGFWLPTEFLEAQGPDRVRELALALGATLPFSSGHAGLSFNAIRGVRHTEEELARLCLRYPGMDIADVESLSWHLGTQVRGPAWLTFLGQPTLGQLGGAEALRSRLHSSHTAIQSLEGGRVAVTLGPWPEAGDMDVGNPLPHYRELARALEPKLHHPQEPWAYFPENVRQQWERRFLD, from the coding sequence TTGAAGATCTGCTTCTATCTGCAACGTTCCAGGCACGAGATCGCTCAAGAAGTTCTGAACTCATTGCAAACATACCTGGATGCCGTGGGCACTCACGCACTGGCCTGGGCAAACGACCATCAAGGAGATTGGCTGGAGCTGGATGCCAAAGGATGGGAAGACACCCGGCGCGAGATGCTCGAAAGCCGATGGCCTGGCTTTGAGCTGGTGGATGACCCTGCAGGCATTCATGGTTTCCGGTTTGAGTATTACGGCAAGGATCTCCGCCAGCTGAAAGACACCGCACCACATGCCGTCTCAGCCGTTGGATTTTGGCTGCCCACTGAATTCTTGGAGGCACAAGGTCCTGATCGTGTGCGCGAACTGGCCTTGGCGTTGGGAGCAACGCTGCCATTCAGTTCAGGACATGCAGGCCTTTCATTCAACGCCATCAGAGGAGTTCGTCATACCGAGGAAGAACTGGCTCGCCTGTGTCTGCGCTACCCTGGAATGGATATCGCAGATGTGGAATCCCTCTCGTGGCATCTCGGCACTCAGGTGAGAGGACCTGCATGGCTGACTTTCTTGGGTCAACCCACTCTCGGTCAACTCGGCGGCGCTGAAGCCCTGCGCTCCCGCCTGCATTCATCCCATACGGCGATCCAGTCCCTGGAGGGAGGGCGCGTCGCCGTCACCCTGGGTCCTTGGCCGGAAGCAGGAGACATGGATGTCGGCAATCCTCTGCCGCACTACAGAGAACTGGCACGCGCGCTGGAACCCAAGTTGCACCACCCTCAAGAACCCTGGGCCTACTTTCCCGAAAATGTCCGTCAACAGTGGGAACGGCGCTTCCTCGATTGA
- the murQ gene encoding N-acetylmuramic acid 6-phosphate etherase, translating to MGKPRRSPAALPPTERLHPRADDLDLQSPEAIVRRLHQEDLAAIRAVRGTLPIVAEAARTVADALRAGGRLLYVGAGTSGRLGVLDASECPPTFGSPPSQVQAALAGGRRAMTRAVEGAEDDAQEGAKAVRRFRAGPRDVVCGISASASTPYVLGALAEARRRKAHTVLVCCNPPQRGTSVDILILAPTGPEVVAGSTRLKAGTATKLILNALTTTAFISLGKVYRGRMVDVRPTNAKLRARAARMVAELTELSLAEAQRLLVSAGGEVKVALAMHFTKLEPQEARKRLRTSSLRTLAPKKE from the coding sequence GTGGGAAAGCCGCGTCGAAGTCCGGCCGCGCTCCCACCCACCGAGCGGCTTCATCCCCGCGCGGACGATCTCGATCTCCAGTCTCCGGAGGCGATTGTCCGCCGGTTGCATCAAGAAGACCTGGCAGCCATCCGAGCGGTTCGAGGTACCCTTCCCATTGTGGCGGAGGCGGCCCGGACGGTGGCGGATGCATTGCGGGCGGGTGGCCGGTTGCTCTACGTGGGAGCGGGCACCAGTGGACGCCTGGGGGTGCTGGACGCCAGCGAGTGTCCCCCCACCTTCGGAAGCCCTCCTTCGCAAGTCCAGGCCGCCCTGGCCGGCGGCCGCCGGGCGATGACGCGCGCCGTGGAGGGCGCGGAGGACGATGCGCAAGAGGGAGCCAAGGCGGTGCGCCGCTTCCGAGCGGGGCCTCGGGACGTGGTGTGCGGCATCTCCGCCAGTGCCTCCACGCCCTACGTCCTCGGAGCCCTGGCGGAAGCGCGACGGCGCAAAGCTCACACGGTGCTCGTCTGCTGCAACCCACCCCAGCGAGGGACTTCGGTGGACATCCTGATCCTGGCGCCTACGGGACCGGAGGTGGTGGCAGGCTCCACGCGGCTGAAGGCCGGCACGGCAACGAAGCTGATCCTCAATGCCCTGACGACCACGGCCTTCATCTCCCTGGGCAAGGTGTACCGGGGCCGGATGGTGGACGTGCGCCCGACGAACGCGAAGCTGCGGGCACGGGCAGCGCGCATGGTGGCGGAGCTGACGGAGCTCTCCCTGGCAGAGGCTCAACGGCTCCTGGTGTCCGCAGGGGGCGAGGTGAAGGTGGCGCTGGCCATGCATTTCACGAAGCTCGAGCCCCAGGAGGCGCGCAAACGGCTACGGACATCGTCCCTGCGGACATTGGCGCCGAAAAAAGAATGA
- the rpmB gene encoding 50S ribosomal protein L28 yields the protein MAWKCDICGKRPLVGNNVSHANNKTKRRTLPNLQKIRASVEGRTERVLACTRCIKAGKVVKAA from the coding sequence ATGGCGTGGAAGTGTGACATCTGTGGAAAGCGTCCGCTGGTGGGGAACAACGTCTCCCACGCGAACAACAAGACCAAGCGGCGGACCCTGCCGAACCTCCAGAAGATCCGGGCCAGCGTCGAGGGCCGCACCGAGCGCGTTCTGGCGTGCACCCGCTGCATCAAGGCGGGCAAGGTGGTAAAGGCCGCCTGA
- a CDS encoding NAD(P)-binding protein: protein MATQPARLQLPSGPSRHVYDVIVLGSQIGGALAAALLARRSHRVLLIEHDGTGTGYEHGGYVLPYTPSITPSLKAMPAVEEAFTELGLASTIQRNLRPHVPELQLILPRHRVDLHGDLTRRRAELGREFGETAEGLFSALSATTTQHEASDAFFKEQPNLPPDGMLETWKLNKKIRQHAGLEAHPRLSSNTPPGALLRGLQPFLTHLDKSSGPLALTRPLSQALQAPQRYPGGIEGLRELLVKRLAELGGDVLSRENSESFIVEELTFDGARFEGVKVLRSDVVYRASCLVAATDSGALRRLVTDRKRHRGLLEQLDASTTRSLLFAVNWVVPVAALPRGMGELLLVDTEDAELGAMLIQQHPARTPGGKEDEALRVLCAGVFIPASTRDLGEEHLQKVAQRIDAHLDALMPFTRNQRVLHSVPYLDAGGVRGSRLMPHPLYSFEAEAFLGVTGLNQRTQAKNILLAGREVLPGLGLEGEFLAGMRAARLVQEMLKKKNPLKG from the coding sequence ATGGCGACGCAACCAGCCAGACTCCAGCTTCCCTCGGGCCCTTCCCGGCATGTCTATGACGTGATTGTCCTGGGCAGCCAGATCGGCGGGGCCCTCGCGGCCGCGCTCCTGGCCCGGCGCAGCCACCGGGTCCTGTTGATCGAACACGACGGCACGGGCACCGGCTACGAGCACGGGGGCTACGTGCTGCCCTACACCCCGTCCATCACCCCGTCCCTGAAGGCCATGCCCGCGGTGGAGGAGGCCTTCACCGAGCTGGGCCTTGCCTCCACGATTCAGCGCAACCTGCGGCCCCACGTGCCCGAGTTGCAGCTCATCCTGCCGCGCCACCGGGTGGATCTGCACGGCGACCTGACGCGGCGCCGCGCGGAGCTGGGGCGCGAGTTCGGCGAGACGGCCGAGGGCCTGTTCTCGGCGCTCTCCGCCACCACCACCCAGCACGAGGCCAGCGACGCCTTCTTCAAGGAGCAGCCCAACCTTCCCCCGGACGGCATGCTCGAGACGTGGAAGCTCAACAAGAAGATCCGCCAGCACGCGGGCCTGGAGGCCCACCCCCGGCTGTCCAGCAACACCCCGCCCGGGGCCTTGCTGCGCGGGCTTCAGCCCTTCCTCACCCATCTGGACAAGTCCTCCGGGCCGCTGGCCCTCACCCGCCCCCTGTCCCAGGCGCTCCAGGCGCCCCAGCGCTATCCCGGCGGCATCGAAGGGCTGAGGGAGTTGCTGGTCAAGCGGCTGGCCGAGCTGGGCGGGGACGTGCTCAGCCGGGAGAACTCCGAGAGCTTCATCGTCGAGGAGCTCACCTTCGACGGGGCCCGCTTCGAGGGCGTGAAGGTGCTGCGCTCGGACGTCGTCTACCGGGCCTCGTGCCTGGTGGCCGCCACGGACTCGGGCGCCCTGCGGCGGCTCGTCACGGACCGCAAGCGGCACCGGGGCCTGTTGGAGCAGTTGGATGCCTCGACGACCCGCTCGCTGCTGTTCGCGGTGAACTGGGTGGTGCCGGTGGCGGCGCTGCCGCGCGGCATGGGCGAGCTGCTGCTGGTGGACACCGAGGACGCGGAGCTGGGCGCGATGTTGATCCAGCAGCACCCAGCGCGCACCCCGGGCGGCAAGGAGGACGAGGCGCTGCGGGTCCTCTGCGCCGGGGTGTTCATCCCCGCCAGCACACGGGACCTGGGCGAGGAACACCTCCAGAAGGTGGCCCAGCGGATCGACGCGCACCTGGATGCGCTGATGCCCTTCACCCGCAACCAGCGGGTGCTGCACTCGGTGCCCTACCTGGACGCAGGGGGGGTGCGCGGAAGCAGGCTGATGCCCCACCCCCTCTACTCCTTCGAGGCGGAAGCCTTCCTGGGCGTCACGGGTTTGAACCAGCGCACGCAGGCGAAGAACATCCTGCTTGCGGGTCGCGAGGTGCTGCCTGGGCTTGGCCTGGAGGGCGAGTTCCTGGCGGGAATGCGCGCCGCGCGGCTCGTGCAGGAAATGCTCAAGAAGAAGAACCCCCTGAAGGGGTGA
- a CDS encoding HAD family hydrolase, whose translation MTAPPRLLAAIFDMDGTLVDNMRFHSEAWVSISRRLGVEATAERFEREFAGKKNEEIFPLLLGRPVPSEELALLALEKETHYRTLYTPHLALMRGAEDFIARLRAAEVRLAVATASPTENRQLVLDGLGIRSTFARVVGAEEVVHGKPAPDIFLAAARDIGVEPAACVVFEDALNGIRAARAAGMMAVGITSTTPPELLREAGAHWTAPDFASLPPELEALLRTSPHGKGASREDVV comes from the coding sequence ATGACCGCGCCCCCTCGATTGCTCGCCGCCATCTTCGACATGGATGGCACCCTCGTCGACAACATGCGTTTCCACTCCGAGGCGTGGGTCTCCATCTCCCGGCGCCTGGGGGTGGAGGCCACCGCCGAGCGCTTCGAGCGCGAGTTCGCCGGAAAGAAGAACGAGGAGATCTTCCCCCTGCTCCTCGGCCGGCCCGTGCCCTCCGAGGAGTTGGCCCTGCTTGCGTTGGAAAAGGAGACCCATTACCGGACCCTCTACACCCCGCACCTGGCGCTCATGCGCGGGGCCGAGGACTTCATCGCCCGGCTGCGGGCCGCCGAGGTCCGCCTCGCCGTGGCCACCGCCTCGCCCACGGAGAACCGCCAGTTGGTGCTCGATGGGCTGGGCATCCGGAGCACGTTCGCGCGGGTGGTGGGCGCGGAGGAGGTGGTTCACGGCAAGCCCGCGCCGGACATCTTCCTCGCCGCGGCCCGGGACATTGGCGTGGAGCCCGCTGCTTGCGTCGTCTTCGAGGACGCCTTGAACGGCATTCGCGCGGCCCGGGCGGCCGGGATGATGGCGGTGGGCATCACCTCGACCACCCCCCCGGAGCTGCTCCGCGAGGCGGGCGCCCACTGGACGGCCCCGGATTTCGCCTCGCTCCCACCCGAGCTGGAAGCCCTGCTGCGGACCTCCCCCCACGGGAAAGGCGCCAGCCGCGAAGACGTTGTGTAG
- a CDS encoding amino acid permease, which yields MSEDRARQKEADAAQLQGLGYGQQLLRDMGGFSNFAVSFSIISILTGAVTLYGHGLRFGGPLVMGIGWPLVSLMTLAVAASLAQLASSFPTAGALYHWSAMLGGPRVGFFTAWFNTVGQFAITAGIDYGLAEFLADMLGWPRERGYVLPLYAAILTSHAVLNHVGVRAVAWLNNLSAWYHVAGVAVVIGALVVFAPKQDPSFLLTRFSTESNIYLYGFLIGLLQAQWTFTGYDASAHVSEETVDPTRNAPWGIFLSVAVSAVVGYGLLIAVTLAITDLPAAAAAPNPFLHILYGALGPAIGGALVWVTIGAMWFCGLSSITSNSRMLFAFARDNGLPASKQLASVSKRFQSPYVAVWVSAVGAFLVALWSGAYAAMVALSTLALYASYALPIWVGFRARRSGIWSHRGPWDLGRWSAPINLLALAWCGSITVLFVLPPNELAGYTFAGALALLAIYWLVAQRHTFVGPKVTLLKAPPAPAEGPSSAA from the coding sequence ATGAGTGAAGACAGGGCGCGCCAAAAAGAGGCCGATGCGGCACAGCTCCAGGGGCTGGGCTATGGGCAGCAACTGCTTCGCGACATGGGAGGCTTCTCCAACTTCGCGGTCTCCTTCTCCATCATCTCCATCCTCACCGGCGCGGTGACGCTCTATGGCCACGGCCTGCGCTTCGGTGGCCCGCTCGTCATGGGGATTGGCTGGCCGCTGGTCTCGCTGATGACGCTCGCGGTGGCGGCAAGCCTGGCGCAGCTCGCCTCGTCCTTTCCCACCGCGGGCGCGCTGTACCACTGGTCTGCGATGCTGGGAGGCCCCCGGGTCGGGTTCTTCACGGCCTGGTTCAACACCGTCGGCCAGTTCGCCATCACCGCGGGCATCGACTACGGGTTGGCCGAGTTCCTCGCGGACATGCTCGGGTGGCCACGGGAGCGCGGCTATGTGCTGCCCCTGTATGCTGCCATCCTCACCTCGCACGCGGTGCTCAACCACGTCGGGGTGCGCGCGGTGGCATGGCTCAACAACCTGTCGGCCTGGTACCACGTGGCCGGCGTGGCGGTGGTCATCGGCGCCCTCGTCGTATTCGCCCCCAAGCAGGACCCCTCCTTCCTGCTCACCCGCTTCAGCACCGAGAGCAACATCTACCTCTATGGGTTCCTCATCGGCCTGCTGCAGGCCCAGTGGACCTTCACCGGCTATGACGCGAGCGCCCACGTCTCCGAGGAGACGGTGGACCCCACCCGGAACGCACCGTGGGGCATCTTCCTCTCGGTGGCCGTGAGCGCGGTGGTGGGCTACGGACTGCTCATCGCCGTGACGCTGGCCATCACGGACCTGCCGGCGGCGGCGGCGGCCCCCAACCCCTTCCTCCACATTCTGTATGGCGCCCTGGGCCCGGCCATCGGAGGGGCCCTGGTGTGGGTGACAATTGGGGCCATGTGGTTCTGCGGCCTGTCCTCCATCACGTCCAACTCGCGCATGCTCTTCGCGTTCGCGCGCGACAACGGGCTTCCCGCCTCGAAGCAGCTCGCCAGCGTGTCCAAGCGCTTCCAGAGCCCCTACGTGGCCGTGTGGGTCAGCGCCGTGGGCGCGTTCCTCGTGGCCCTCTGGAGCGGCGCCTATGCCGCCATGGTGGCGCTGAGCACCCTGGCACTCTATGCCTCCTATGCCCTGCCCATCTGGGTGGGGTTCCGAGCCCGCCGCAGTGGCATCTGGTCTCACCGGGGCCCTTGGGACTTGGGACGCTGGTCCGCCCCCATCAACTTGCTGGCGCTCGCCTGGTGCGGCAGCATCACCGTGCTCTTCGTCCTGCCCCCCAACGAGCTTGCGGGTTACACCTTCGCGGGAGCGCTCGCCCTGCTGGCGATCTACTGGCTGGTGGCTCAGCGCCACACCTTCGTGGGCCCCAAGGTGACCTTGCTCAAGGCGCCCCCCGCCCCGGCAGAGGGGCCCTCCTCCGCCGCATGA
- a CDS encoding prenyltransferase, which translates to MNPTQRWVYALKPASWPKVFVPAVLGQAVGAASAGRLSAGALAFGLLWMLADVAFIVLLNDWGDREVDALKRRMFPKGCSPKTIPDGILPARALLVAGLGAGVLALLVAGVAGVLLARPALLPLAALGLFVFAAYTLPPLRLNYRGGGEVLEMVGVGGVLPALHAYAQCGQWAPLELKLLAPGLLALCLSSALASGLSDEESDRAGGKRTFTTLLGNPVSRRASEALLVLGALLWLGAAWLSGNALPRGGLVLAALLTLFFAARVWRKSPSAVTNAFGAQAAYKLELHRAIWWATLALSAWVLATGLGERR; encoded by the coding sequence GTGAATCCCACGCAGCGATGGGTGTATGCGCTGAAGCCCGCGAGCTGGCCGAAAGTGTTCGTTCCAGCGGTGCTGGGGCAGGCCGTGGGGGCCGCCAGCGCGGGCCGGCTGTCGGCGGGGGCGCTGGCCTTTGGCCTGCTCTGGATGCTCGCGGACGTCGCCTTCATTGTGCTGCTCAACGACTGGGGGGATCGCGAGGTGGATGCCCTCAAGCGACGCATGTTCCCGAAGGGGTGCTCACCGAAAACCATCCCCGATGGCATTCTGCCCGCCCGGGCCCTGCTCGTGGCGGGCCTCGGGGCGGGGGTGTTGGCCCTGCTCGTCGCTGGAGTCGCAGGGGTGCTCCTGGCGCGCCCGGCGTTGCTTCCCCTGGCGGCGCTGGGCCTGTTCGTGTTTGCCGCCTACACGTTGCCGCCCTTGCGGCTCAATTACCGGGGTGGGGGCGAGGTGCTGGAGATGGTGGGGGTGGGTGGTGTGCTGCCTGCTCTGCATGCCTATGCGCAGTGTGGCCAGTGGGCGCCTCTGGAGCTGAAGCTCCTGGCCCCGGGCCTGCTGGCGCTCTGTCTGTCGAGCGCCCTGGCCAGTGGGCTGTCCGACGAAGAGAGTGACCGGGCCGGAGGCAAGCGCACCTTCACCACGCTTCTGGGCAATCCGGTGTCTCGCCGGGCCTCCGAGGCCCTGTTGGTGCTGGGGGCGCTGCTCTGGCTCGGCGCCGCGTGGCTGAGCGGCAACGCACTTCCGCGGGGAGGTTTGGTGCTGGCCGCGCTGCTCACGTTATTCTTCGCGGCGCGCGTGTGGAGGAAGAGTCCGTCGGCGGTGACGAATGCTTTTGGTGCGCAAGCGGCCTACAAGCTGGAGCTGCATCGTGCCATCTGGTGGGCAACCCTCGCACTCTCCGCGTGGGTGCTTGCCACGGGCCTGGGTGAGCGACGGTGA
- a CDS encoding ferrochelatase, with the protein MSELSEGLRLELQRLEPLLGACASLDATRSRASLPWELAESLVEGSGEAERSRAFAQGLIEVVRAIVEDFPDNIFWDLDYLAGRLWLAGGPQETAHLAGRVVRLCRGFGNKSVLRFRYIHDFLFGYDWARWVLRQPDARANTGPFDLGFLDYLDARREELVELIARNDAKYGPLRGKEFRNPFIFCREPPDESQLHQVLAQADLIPVKAWRFDGERRWHLPFADLRAEAALRLGLARRDGP; encoded by the coding sequence GTGAGTGAACTCTCAGAAGGTCTTCGCCTCGAGTTGCAGCGGCTGGAGCCTCTGCTGGGGGCGTGTGCTTCGTTGGATGCCACCCGGTCCCGGGCCTCTCTTCCCTGGGAGTTGGCGGAGAGTCTGGTGGAGGGCTCCGGTGAGGCGGAGCGGAGCCGGGCCTTCGCTCAGGGATTGATCGAGGTGGTGCGTGCCATCGTGGAGGACTTCCCGGACAACATCTTCTGGGACCTGGACTATCTGGCCGGTCGGCTCTGGCTCGCGGGCGGGCCCCAGGAGACGGCGCATCTCGCGGGCCGGGTGGTGAGGCTGTGCCGGGGTTTTGGCAACAAGTCCGTGCTGCGCTTCCGGTACATCCATGACTTCCTGTTCGGTTACGACTGGGCCCGCTGGGTCCTGCGCCAACCGGACGCGCGCGCGAACACCGGGCCGTTCGACTTGGGGTTCCTGGACTACCTCGATGCCCGGCGCGAGGAGCTCGTGGAGCTGATTGCCAGAAATGACGCCAAGTATGGCCCGCTTCGAGGCAAGGAGTTCCGCAACCCCTTCATCTTCTGCCGCGAGCCCCCCGACGAGTCCCAACTGCATCAAGTGCTTGCCCAGGCGGATCTCATCCCCGTCAAGGCCTGGCGCTTCGATGGGGAGCGCCGCTGGCACCTTCCCTTCGCTGACCTGAGGGCCGAGGCGGCCCTGCGCCTGGGCTTGGCGCGAAGAGACGGTCCATGA
- a CDS encoding prenyltransferase: MKERGALLRSWIQASRLPSQSYIALPLLLGQLVAVRARGETLEYGTLVGVQLFGFFDQLFIVYANDWADQETDRRNQTATVFSGGSRVLVEGRISPRALGWAAVACAGALLTVSVGLAVAQGAPGLVPLALAALGLLWAYSYSPLRLSYRGGGELLQMVGVAGVLPLYGYLAQGGSLGDFPWLLALSLLPTHLACSIATALPDEPSDRESGKRTVPVRLGGEGAVWAIAALNALTLALTPLGWAAVGLTVGWELLVPAAATLAVLSLRPAPPGSRLIQVRVAACITATLAGVGIPLLGLASR; this comes from the coding sequence ATGAAGGAGAGAGGGGCGCTGCTCCGGTCTTGGATTCAAGCGTCCCGGTTGCCCTCGCAATCGTATATCGCGCTCCCCTTGTTGCTCGGGCAGCTCGTCGCCGTGCGCGCGCGCGGGGAGACGCTCGAGTACGGAACGCTGGTGGGGGTGCAGCTCTTCGGATTCTTCGATCAGCTCTTCATCGTCTACGCCAATGACTGGGCAGACCAGGAGACGGATCGCCGCAACCAGACGGCCACTGTCTTCTCGGGGGGCTCCCGCGTGCTGGTCGAGGGACGGATCTCTCCCCGGGCACTGGGCTGGGCGGCGGTGGCCTGCGCGGGGGCGTTGCTGACCGTGTCGGTGGGGTTGGCGGTGGCCCAAGGCGCGCCAGGGCTCGTGCCGTTGGCCCTCGCCGCGCTCGGGCTGTTGTGGGCTTACAGCTATTCCCCCCTGCGGCTCTCCTATCGTGGGGGGGGAGAACTCCTTCAGATGGTGGGAGTCGCGGGCGTGCTCCCGCTGTATGGCTACCTCGCGCAAGGGGGCTCGCTCGGGGATTTTCCCTGGCTCCTGGCCTTGTCGCTGCTGCCCACGCACCTGGCCTGTTCGATCGCCACCGCGCTTCCGGACGAGCCCTCGGATCGGGAGAGCGGCAAGCGCACGGTGCCCGTCCGGCTCGGGGGCGAGGGGGCGGTGTGGGCCATCGCAGCGCTGAATGCCCTCACGCTCGCGCTGACCCCGCTCGGGTGGGCCGCCGTGGGGCTGACCGTGGGCTGGGAACTCCTCGTTCCAGCCGCCGCCACGTTGGCGGTGCTGAGCTTGCGCCCCGCGCCCCCTGGCTCCCGCCTCATCCAGGTGCGGGTCGCGGCTTGCATCACCGCGACCCTGGCCGGGGTGGGGATACCCCTCCTGGGTCTGGCGAGCCGGTGA
- a CDS encoding lycopene cyclase domain-containing protein, with protein sequence MAYDFLVLALLFLVPGALIWLLRPDLRGLMGRAVLLSLPFAATEWLFYPEYWAPRFLFGLADRLGFGIEDVLFVTGLGAFSSTAYAVAFRRRVMARASSSRPWQRSVGAIVAVLALAGGLRMVGLPILYAAVVAMGAGAVGVLKVRPDLRGPGLLGALVSVAIYLGLCLIFAALVPGVFERAWRPSLLLPGRFLGVPLDELLYGWGAGLAATVFPAWAFGFGFTPLPRR encoded by the coding sequence GTGGCCTACGACTTCCTGGTGCTGGCGCTGCTGTTCCTGGTCCCGGGAGCCCTCATCTGGCTGCTGCGGCCGGATTTGCGTGGGCTGATGGGCAGGGCTGTCCTGCTCTCGCTCCCGTTCGCGGCGACGGAGTGGCTCTTCTATCCGGAGTACTGGGCCCCGAGGTTCCTGTTCGGGCTGGCGGACCGGCTCGGGTTCGGCATCGAGGACGTGCTGTTTGTCACAGGGCTGGGCGCCTTTTCCTCCACCGCCTATGCCGTCGCCTTTCGTCGGCGGGTGATGGCCAGGGCAAGTTCCTCCAGGCCCTGGCAGCGGTCCGTGGGCGCCATCGTGGCCGTGCTGGCCCTGGCGGGAGGATTGCGGATGGTGGGCCTGCCCATCCTCTATGCCGCCGTCGTGGCGATGGGGGCGGGCGCCGTGGGGGTGCTGAAGGTGAGGCCAGACCTACGGGGGCCGGGCCTCCTGGGGGCGCTGGTGTCGGTGGCGATCTACCTCGGGTTGTGCCTGATCTTCGCGGCGCTCGTCCCCGGTGTCTTCGAGCGTGCGTGGCGGCCAAGCCTCTTGCTGCCGGGCCGGTTCCTGGGCGTTCCGCTCGATGAGTTGCTGTACGGCTGGGGCGCGGGGCTCGCCGCCACGGTGTTTCCAGCCTGGGCCTTCGGCTTCGGTTTCACGCCGCTCCCGCGCCGGTGA
- a CDS encoding L-dopachrome tautomerase-related protein gives MKTLLLSLIAALAVLGSPLAPLAQAAPPPLTIAAESRGMIWNGAAVDDQGRILVSAPRWTGSQGPSVAEIDAKGQPVPFPDAAWNDWQPGKDASKGFINVNAIHRGENNDLWVVDTGASDFGGTVVPGGAKLVRIDLKTRKVVRVYVLGPEAATTHSYVDDIRFHGRQAYLTDAGRPGIIVLNLDTGAARRVLDQSPFTTAPDDRLITLGGKTLLAPDGQPLKVHSDPLEVSPDGRWLYFAPLAGPLWRIETKWLDDPRVDPATLASHVERWFDLPAVGGTAMDRKGNLYFTDLATSSLRKLTPDRRVETILTDPRLHWADAPYLDRRGTLWLPVPQMDRVALFNNRESQIEWPIRLYRVDLPKP, from the coding sequence ATGAAAACCCTCCTCCTCTCGCTCATCGCCGCCCTTGCCGTACTCGGCAGTCCTTTGGCGCCCCTGGCCCAAGCCGCTCCCCCCCCGCTCACCATCGCCGCGGAGAGCCGCGGGATGATCTGGAACGGCGCCGCCGTGGACGATCAGGGCCGGATACTGGTCAGCGCCCCCCGCTGGACCGGTTCCCAGGGCCCCTCCGTGGCGGAGATCGACGCCAAGGGCCAGCCTGTGCCCTTCCCCGACGCCGCCTGGAACGACTGGCAACCAGGAAAGGACGCCAGCAAGGGCTTCATCAACGTCAATGCCATCCACCGGGGCGAAAACAATGATCTCTGGGTCGTCGACACCGGCGCCTCGGATTTCGGGGGCACCGTGGTCCCCGGAGGGGCCAAGCTCGTCCGCATCGATCTGAAGACGCGGAAGGTCGTGCGGGTCTATGTCCTGGGGCCCGAGGCGGCGACGACCCACAGCTACGTCGACGACATCCGCTTCCACGGCCGCCAAGCCTATCTGACCGACGCGGGACGGCCGGGCATCATCGTGCTGAACCTCGACACGGGCGCGGCGCGGCGTGTCCTGGACCAGAGCCCCTTCACCACGGCGCCGGATGATCGCCTCATCACGCTCGGCGGCAAGACGCTCCTGGCCCCCGATGGCCAGCCCCTCAAGGTCCACTCGGATCCGCTGGAGGTCAGCCCAGATGGGCGCTGGCTCTACTTCGCGCCGCTCGCGGGGCCGCTCTGGCGCATCGAGACGAAATGGCTGGATGATCCTCGCGTCGACCCCGCCACCTTGGCATCGCACGTGGAGCGTTGGTTCGACCTGCCCGCCGTGGGCGGCACCGCCATGGATCGCAAGGGCAACCTCTACTTCACCGACCTGGCCACCAGCAGCCTGCGCAAGCTGACGCCGGATCGCCGCGTGGAGACCATCCTCACGGATCCGCGCCTGCACTGGGCGGATGCCCCCTACCTCGATCGCCGTGGCACCCTGTGGCTGCCAGTGCCCCAAATGGACCGGGTGGCGCTCTTCAACAACCGGGAGTCGCAGATCGAGTGGCCCATCCGCCTCTACCGCGTGGATCTCCCGAAGCCGTGA